A stretch of Besnoitia besnoiti strain Bb-Ger1 chromosome III, whole genome shotgun sequence DNA encodes these proteins:
- a CDS encoding SAG-related sequence (encoded by transcript BESB_050200) — MLSAPKSRCGISSDARGARRWRSQRDVYPRFVMLTAGLLLVVSFAESQLLSSRQVGILEGDVPKSACTPSKQGGTTCDCVANGEGVQHLKATLSEEKTQLELVCNPTLTYAPEQLADSKVCPAGIQDLSKCKAKPNQGDPASLGLDTIFTGETDSVKWTPSPTPAESAKAMVLKISKDNVPFTEKKFMVGCLKASADQCQVTVTIQARKTVMQERKVMCAYGKDSNNSKQHQTITLTPSQNSFTLVCGADGDVLPADYNSHYCPVTETPTDAQASCSGDYASIFSTYNQNWWKADGTKSFSFEIPADQFPEKDATISLGCRQKPSGDVNRHKTVSDVAETSVCNVDVTIGGTGAASSSSRSLWSGMGRIPYLLGRAVFVTSAIAYL, encoded by the coding sequence ATGCTGTCTGCGCCAAAATCACGATGTGGGATTTCATCCGACGCTCGCGGGGCCCGAAGGTGGCGATCGCAACGAGATGTGTACCCTCGCTTCGTGATGTTGACTGCAGGGCTGCTTCTTGTTGTCTCGTTCGCCGAATCCCAGCTGTTGTCTTCACGTCAGGTAGGGATTTTGGAGGGAGACGTCCCCAAATCCGCTTGTACTCCATCAAAGCAAGGCGGGACCACCTGCGATTGTGTTGCAAATGGCGAAGGGGTCCAGCATCTCAAAGCTACTCTCTCGGAAGAGAAGACTCAACTGGAGCTGGTGTGCAATCCGACCTTGACCTACGCACCAGAACAGTTGGCTGACTCGAAGGTCTGTCCAGCGGGTATTCAGGACCTTAGCAAGTGCAAGGCTAAGCCCAACCAAGGCGACCCTGCATCCCTCGGACTCGACACGATCTTCACGGGGGAGACAGACAGTGTCAAATGGACGCCTAGTCCAACTCCTGCGGAATCAGCGAAAGCGATGGTCTTGAAAATTTCGAAGGACAATGTCCCGTTCACCGAAAAAAAGTTCATGGTGGGTTGCTTGAAAGCTTCCGCGGACCAATGCCAAGTCACTGTGACTATCCAAGCCAGAAAAACAGTGATGCAAGAACGGAAGGTCATGTGTGCCTATGGCAAAGACAGCAACAACAGCAAACAACACCAAACCATCACACTCACCCCCTCGCAAAACAGCTTCacgctcgtctgcggcgccgatgGAGACGTTCTTCCTGCCGACTACAACAGCCATTATTGCCCAGTCACCGAAACCCCGACGGATGCACAAGCatcctgcagcggcgactACGCATCGATATTCTCTACGTACAACCAGAACTGGTGGAAGGCAGATGGTACAAAATCGTTCTCTTTCGAGATCCCGGCTGACCAGTTCCCTGAGAAGGATGCTACGATTTCCCTCGGGTGCCGGCAGAAACCGAGTGGCGATGTGAATAGGCACAAGACTGTTAGTGACGTAGCTGAGACGAGCGTTTGTAACGTGGATGTGACGATCGGGGGTACTGGAGCAGCGAGTTCGTCGTCGCGATCGCTTTGGAGCGGCATGGGGAGGATTCCATATCTGCTTGGGAGAGCTGTATTTGTGACGAGCGCGATAGCATATCTTTAA
- a CDS encoding SAG-related sequence (encoded by transcript BESB_050210) — protein MKSPILSLVLGLCRRNSCMTSRLKVAVVLMLATSLALPPTTFYLTLKALAAGPQSSNSKCAEDPADPGAIQCTCDPADSSPQKLTATISEDKTRMQLLCKTGMTFAPAALEESMVCPAGTEDLCECEKPPVKEGTPCFPISDLFSGEDSKVQWTPDKSKSDQNTDKTMFLRIPKENLPHRQEKFMVGCLQKTEKKCQITVTIEARKTVMQERKVMCAYGKDSNNSKQHQTITLTPSQNSFTLVCGADGDVLPADYNSHYCPVTETPTDAQASCSGNYESIFPAYNSNWWKPSEPKSFTFEVPADQFPEKDATISLGCRQKPSGDVNGHKTVSDVAETSVCNVDVTVEGTGAASSSSPCLSALMPFLSSLFGVVSVCMAFSD, from the coding sequence ATGAAGTCGCCGATTCTCTCGCTCGTCCTCGGCCTCTGCCGACGAAATTCATGCATGACGTCTCGACTGAAGGTGGCGGTCGTGCTGATGCTTGCAACTTCGTTGGCATTGCCTCCCACAACATTTTATTTGACGTTGAAGGCGCTGGCTGCCGGTCCCCAGAGCTCTAACTCGAAATGCGCAGAGGATCCGGCGGATCCAGGTGCGATCCAATGCACCTGCGATCCAGCAGACTCTTCACCCCAAAAGCTGACGGCAACGATCTCGGAAGACAAAACACGTATGCAGCTGCTCTGCAAAACGGGCATGACATTTGCTCCGGCTGCGTTGGAAGAGTCGATGGTTTGCCCAGCTGGTACTGAGGACCTCTGTGAATGCGAAAAGCCGCCAGTGAAAGAAGGAACACCATGTTTCCCCATTTCGGATCTCTTCTCCGGGGAGGACAGCAAGGTACAGTGGACACCGGACAAGTCAAAATCCGACCAAAATACCGACAAAACAATGTTCCTCCGTATTCCAAAGGAAAACCTCCCGCACAGACAGGAAAAATTCATGGTAGGTTGCCTGCAGAAGACCGAAAAGAAATGCCAAATCACTGTCACGATCGAAGCCAGAAAAACGGTGATGCAAGAACGGAAGGTCATGTGTGCCTATGGCAAAGACAGCAACAACAGCAAACAACACCAAACCATCACACTCACCCCCTCGCAAAACAGCTTCacgctcgtctgcggcgccgatgGAGACGTTCTTCCTGCCGACTACAACAGCCATTATTGCCCAGTCACCGAAACCCCGACGGATGCACAAGCATCCTGCAGCGGCAATTATGAATCGATTTTCCCTGCGTATAACTCGAACTGGTGGAAGCCGTCCGAGCCAAAGTCGTTCACGTTTGAGGTCCCGGCTGACCAGTTCCCTGAGAAGGATGCTACGATTTCCCTCGGGTGCCGGCAGAAACCGAGTGGCGATGTGAATGGGCACAAGACTGTTAGTGATGTAGCTGAGACGAGCGTTTGTAACGTGGATGTGACGGTTGAGGGCACTGGAGCGGCGAGTTCCTCCTCGCCATGTCTGTCTGCTCTCATGCCATTTTTGTCGTCACTTTTTGGTGTGGTTAGCGTGTGCATGGCCTTCTCTGATTAG
- a CDS encoding SAG-related sequence (encoded by transcript BESB_050220), with protein MATASGMSSPTPSRVPGLLGCRVSQHKLCMATQLKLPVVFVLATFIALLLGTSCSRALADEPQSSNSKCTANSGATVCVCDPTDSTDKQLKATISGGQTRMELLCKGEMTFAPNQLSDSMVCLAASEGLCQCQLPAVKEGTACVHIKDLLSGEASHVQWTNENIKPESRTDKSMFLSIPEENLPFANKQFIVGCTHADNKKCQVIVTIEAKKTVKQERKVTCAYGKDSNNSKQHQTITLTPSQNSFTLVCGADGDVLPADYNSHYCPVTETPTDAQASCSGNYESIFPAYNSNWWKPSEPKSFTFEVPADQFPEKEAKISLGCQQQAGPEGHVRTASSDATQTSVCNVDVTIEGTGPASSSYGGFASILVFSTAVTAAVAFLNQSL; from the coding sequence ATGGCGACTGCTTCGGGTATGAGCTCGCCGACTCCCTCGCGCGTGCCCGGGCTCCTCGGGTGTCGAGTTTCCCAACACAAACTGTGCATGGCGACTCAACTCAAACTACCGGTGGTGTTCGTGCTTGCCACATTTATTGCGCTGCTGCTTGGGACAAGTTGTTCGAGGGCGCTAGCTGACGAGCCCCAGAGCTCTAACTCGAAATGCACAGCGAATTCAGGCGCGACCGTGTGTGTTTGCGATCCAACTGACTCTACTGATAAACAGCTGAAGGCCACCATCTCAGGAGGCCAAACAAGAATGGAGCTTCTCTGCAAAGGGGAAATGACCTTCGCCCCGAATCAGTTGTCTGACTCGATGGTTTGCCTGGCAGCTTCTGAGGGTTTGTGCCAGTGCCAATTGCCTGCGGTGAAAGAGGGAACGGCATGTGTCCACATTAAGGATCTCCTCTCCGGGGAGGCCAGCCACGTGCAGTGGACAAATGAGAATATAAAACCGGAATCCCGCACGGACAAGTCAATGTTCCTGAGCATTCCTGAGGAAAATCTTCCGTTTGCTAACAAACAATTCATCGTTGGCTGCACACATGCCGACAACAAGAAATGCCAAGTAATCGTGACGATCGAAGCTAAGAAGACTGTGAAACAAGAACGAAAGGTGACGTGTGCCTATGGCAAAGACAGCAACAACAGCAAACAACACCAAACCATCACACTCACCCCCTCGCAAAACAGCTTCacgctcgtctgcggcgccgatgGAGACGTTCTTCCTGCCGACTACAACAGCCATTATTGCCCAGTCACCGAAACCCCGACGGATGCACAAGCATCCTGCAGCGGCAATTACGAATCGATTTTCCCTGCGTATAACTCGAACTGGTGGAAGCCGTCCGAGCCAAAGTCGTTTACGTTTGAGGTCCCGGCTGACCAGTTCCCTGAGAAGGAAGCCAAGATTTCGCTTGGGTGCCAGCAGCAAGCGGGACCTGAGGGGCATGTGCGCACGGCGAGTAGTGACGCGACTCAGACAAGCGTGTGTAACGTCGATGTGACGATTGAGGGCACTGGTCCGGCGAGCTCTTCATATGGTGGATTCGCCAGTATTTTGGTCTTCTCGACCGCTGTCACCGCAGCAGTTGCATTCCTGAATCAGTCCCTGTGA
- a CDS encoding SAG-related sequence (encoded by transcript BESB_050230), with translation MSDISTVIYQTPTGAGGFRRERFRQRNPCRMSQLHLVVMLLLATASAFPQFTHFSTFSLADEPQGSNSKCTPENGVTSCVCDTSDSSLLPKKFEATISADRPKLRLLCEAQMTCTPVELNKSMVCPADTKDLNQCKLTSEGEGTACIPMKNLLSGDNGKVQWTTEEAKSVSKPYIVLNVPPENLPFSNKQFTVGCLNNSIAQCHVTVTIQARKTVMQERKVMCAYGKDSNNSKQHQTITLTPSQNSFTLVCGADGDVLPTDYNSHYCPVTETPTDAQASCSGNYESIFPAYNSNWWKPSEPKSFTFEVPADQFPEKDATISLGCRQKPSGDVNGHKTVSDVAETSVCNVDVTIGGTGAASTSPPSAAPGDANVCFRATAVAAALASLNQWL, from the coding sequence ATGTCAGATATTTCCACGGTAATCTACCAGACTCCCACGGGGGCCGGCGGTTTTCGCCGTGAGCGTTTTCGGCAACGAAACCCGTGCAGAATGTCTCAGCTACATCTGGTGGTAATGCTTCTTCTTGCAACGGCGTCCGCTTTCCCGCAATTCACGCATTTCTCAACCTTTTCGCTGGCAGACGAGCCGCAGGGCTCGAACTCAAAATGCACCCCGGAGAACGGCGTTACGTCGTGCGTCTGTGATACGAGTGATAGTTCACTGTTACCCAAGAAGTTTGAGGCTACAATTTCAGCAGACCGACCGAAACTGCGGCTTCTCTGCGAAGCACAAATGACATGCACTCCAGTGGAATTGAACAAGTCGATGGTATGTCCGGCGGACACTAAAGACTTGAACCAATGCAAATTGACTTCGGAGGGAGAAGGAACCGCGTGTATCCCCATGAAGAATCTCCTTTCCGGGGACAACGGCAAGGTGCAGTGGACAACAGAAGAAGCAAAATCAGTTTCCAAGCCTTACATTGTTTTGAACGTCCCGCCGGAAAACCTTCCGTTTTCCAACAAACAGTTCACCGTAGGTTGCTTGAATAACTCCATCGCCCAATGCCACGTCACTGTGACAATCCAAGCCAGAAAAACGGTGATGCAAGAACGGAAGGTCATGTGTGCCTATGGCAAAGACAGCAACAACAGCAAACAACACCAAACCATCACACTCACCCCCTCGCAAAACAGCTTCacgctcgtctgcggcgccgatgGAGACGTTCTTCCTACTGACTACAACAGCCATTATTGCCCAGTCACCGAAACCCCGACGGATGCACAAGCATCCTGCAGCGGCAATTACGAATCGATTTTCCCTGCGTATAACTCGAACTGGTGGAAGCCGTCCGAGCCAAAGTCGTTTACGTTTGAGGTCCCGGCTGACCAGTTCCCTGAGAAGGATGCTACGATTTCCCTCGGGTGCCGGCAGAAACCGAGTGGCGATGTGAATGGGCACAAGACTGTTAGTGATGTAGCTGAGACGAGCGTCTGCAACGTGGATGTGACGATCGGGGGTACTGGAGCAGCGAGTACGTCACCCCCATCGGCGGCTCCGGGGGACGCCAACGTGTGTTTCCGCGCCACCGCCGTTGCCGCAGCCCTCGCATCATTGAACCAGTGGCTATAG
- a CDS encoding SAG-related sequence (encoded by transcript BESB_050240) encodes MLKAKTTVTTDRQVMCAYSNSQTLVCGADGDILPPNYNEEYGAFGVSTIDANASCSGNYLSVFSGYDKKWWREEPKEAFTFEIPDDQFPEKNSILLGCQQKPASGLSGGKAAAGAGAGGGHECNVDETIEGGGPESPSSSSTGGSNILRFLASAGAAVSTLSA; translated from the coding sequence ATGCTGAAGGCTAAAACAACAGTCACAACAGATCGGCAGGTAATGTGTGCTTACAGCAACTCTCAGACTCTCGTCTGTGGAGCCGATGGCGACATCCTTCCGCCCAACTACAACGAAGAGTATGGCGCTTTCGGCGTCTCCACGATAGACGCAAACGCATCCTGCAGCGGCAACTACTTATCAGTTTTCTCTGGCTACGACAAGAAATGGTGGAGAGAGGAACCTAAGGAAGCATTCACATTCGAGATCCCGGATGACCAGTTCCCTGAGAAAAACTCGATTCTGTTGGGATGTCAGCAGAAACCGGCTAGTGGGTTGTCAGGTGGCAAGGCCGCTGCCGGGGCCGGTGCCGGAGGCGGCCATGAGTGTAATGTGGATGAAACTATTGAAGGTGGGGGACCGGAGAgtccctcgtcttcttcaacGGGAGGGTCGAACATACTGCGTttcctcgccagcgccggtGCCGCAGTCTCCACTTTATCGGCTTAG
- a CDS encoding SAG-related sequence (encoded by transcript BESB_050250) has product MNNTRDVTNCKVSVTVEARATDKTGQVIICAYGAKSNLARPSVTLSRSNNAFTLVCGKGGDVIPTNYEEAYCPPVSTDGKEALDTCAGNYATILPAYKPSWWSNKKEKTSYELSIPGDKFPEEEVTFVVGCRRASGEDAAKGTGSSAENPSVCYVDVRIEGTGKVSASHAPLVTGMFLGVSLATAGVVVFTSFVSRL; this is encoded by the coding sequence ATGAACAACACACGAGACGTGACGAACTGCAAGGTTTCTGTGACGGTCGAGGCACGAGCAACGGACAAGACGGGTCAAGTCATCATATGTGCGTACGGAGCGAAGAGCAACCTGGCGCGCCCGAGCGTCACGCTCAGTCGTTCAAACAACGCCTTCACTTTGGTCTGCGGGAAGGGCGGAGATGTGATTCCGACAAACTACGAAGAAGCGTACTGCCCCCCCGTCAGCACCGATGGCAAGGAAGCCCTCGATACCTGCGCTGGCAACTACGCAACTATTCTGCCTGCATACAAGCCCAGCTGGTGGAGCAacaagaaagaaaagacgTCGTACGAACTCTCCATTCCAGGCGATAAGTTCCCTGAGGAGGAGGTGACGTTCGTGGTGGGCTGCCGAAGAGCTTCCGGTGAGGATGCGGCCAAGGGCACCGGCTCTAGTGCAGAAAATCCTAGTGTCTGCTACGTGGATGTGAGAATCGAGGGCACTGGCAAGGTCAGTGCATCCCACGCACCTTTGGTCACAGGAATGTTCCTTGGCGTCTCCTTAGCCACTGCCGGCGTTGTGGTGTTCACTTCATTTGTGTCAAGGCTGTGA
- a CDS encoding SAG-related sequence (encoded by transcript BESB_050260), with the protein MTLCTCDASDGSPQNLEARLSASHKELKLLCKDGLRYAPDGLMSLMVCPMKAADLGKCKAVSDGAKPIDVKELLSWHPANVLWKVDATAAQDVPRVLAITEKSLPSVDRKFIVGCLKGNEDTAQCTLTVTVKAKATWRTSRTVSCAYGKESNGTPQSIILTPAERSYTLVCGADGEIVPNNYKEVFCPVGTPSSDRDPRCYDRYAAVLPGYEKKWWHEGANNSFTFAVPEDSFPDKEASISVRCRKKQQNKDPAAPLVESAASVCSLSIKVEGVGRTRFMPNISAPRTVDRFGVASGGAFFLTSLAQIL; encoded by the coding sequence ATGACCCTGTGTACTTGCGACGCATCTGACGGCAGTCCTCAAAATCTGGAAGCACGCCTCTCAGCCAGCCACAAGGAGCTCAAGCTCCTCTGTAAGGACGGACTAAGGTATGCCCCAGACGGGCTGATGAGCTTGATGGTGTGCCCTATGAAGGCGGCGGATCTGGGGAAGTGCAAAGCCGTaagcgacggcgcgaaaCCCATCGACGTCAAAGAACTGCTCTCCTGGCATCCCGCCAACGTGCTGTGGAAGGTGGACGCCACAGCAGCCCAGGACGTTCCGAGAGTTCTGGCCATTACAGAGAAGAGCCTTCCGTCCGTCGACAGGAAGTTCATTGTCGGGTGTCTGAAAGGAAACGAAGACACCGCCCAGTGCACACTGACAGTGACGGTGAAGGCAAAAGCAACCTGGAGGACCAGTCGCACAGTTAGCTGTGCCTACGGCAAGGAAAGCAATGGAACTCCTCAGTCCATCATCCTGACCCCGGCGGAGCGGAGCTACACTCTCGTGTGTGGAGCGGACGGCGAAATTGTCCCAAACAACTACAAAGAAGTGTTCTGTCCCGTCGGCACGCCGTCGAGTGACCGGGATCCTAGATGCTATGACAGGTATGCAGCGGTTTTACCGGGCTACGAAAAAAAGTGGTGGCACGAAGGCGCGAACAATTCGTTCACATTTGCTGTTCCCGAGGACAGCTTCCCTGACAAAGAAGCATCGATCAGTGTTCGGTGCCGGAAGAAGCAACAGAACAAAGACCCAGCTGCACCTTTGGTGGAATCGGCGGCAAGCGTGTGCAGCCTGAGCATCAAAGTCGAGGGAGTCGGGAGAACCAGATTCATGCCTAATATCTCAGCCCCTCGTACTGTCGATCGCTTCGGTgtcgcctccggcggagCCTTTTTTCTTACTTCACTGGCGCAGATACTGTGA
- a CDS encoding SAG-related sequence (encoded by transcript BESB_050270), producing MAASSALRSREPQHTIIRRGMRRKRSAGSLTDLLAAFVLVSTAALLGRYYTVAVGSSEGGSAHAEQSICIKDSAKTTCTCTKKDSSSEKGTATLSASLATLNLQCKGGLYYAPDKLKGTTVCPGNAKDVHNCTQPCLDLKNVLTGTSVPSWKGGEPEGEEGKTLTVAPENLPFVNKQFVVGCVKEENAAACTVAVAVNARPTEKTGQTVTCAYGENSNLTPQTVALNPSNRSFTLVCGEDGEVVPANYQASFCPVGAEKRDDQSGACTESYSQILPAYETSWWRNDGGKSSYTLTIPADKFPETEAKLNIRCQKKGASSSNRSEAPATPNPSVCSVDVTIEAAAASSSSPALAVTRLLLVVTVAGVISTVMF from the coding sequence ATGGCAGCTTCATCTGCACTACGCTCCCGAGAACCGCAGCACACAATAATCCGGCGAGGCATGCGGCGAAAGCGGTCTGCGGGTTCGTTGACGGACCTGCTCGCGGCATTCGTTCTCGTGAGTACGGCTGCTCTCTTGGGCCGCTACTACACGGTAGCCGTCGGCTCATCTGAGGGGGGTTCCGCACACGCCGAGCAATCCATTTGTATCAAGGATAGCGCAAAGACGACTTGCACATGCACAAAAAAAGACTCTTCATCGGAGAAGGGGACCGCGACACTCTCAGCATCCCTGGCGACGCTCAATCTTCAGTGCAAAGGAGGCCTGTACTATGCACCAGACAAGCTCAAAGGCACAACAGTGTGCCCAGGGAACGCGAAGGACGTTCACAATTGCACGCAGCCCTGTTTGGACCTTAAGAATGTATTGACGGGTACCAGCGTCCCCAGCTGGAAAGGTGGTGAGcctgaaggcgaggagggcaaAACCCTCACCGTCGCTCCAGAGAACCTCCCTTTTGTGAACAAGCAGTTCGTGGTCGGTTGTGTCAAAGAGGAGAATGCCGCTGCTTGCACTGTGGCGGTGGCGGTCAACGCAAGAccgacagagaagacaggCCAGACCGTCACTTGCGCATATGGAGAGAACAGCAACCTCACGCCCCAGACGGTGGCACTGAACCCGTCAAACAGGAGCTTCACTCTGGTGtgcggcgaggacggagaagtGGTGCCTGCGAACTACCAGGCGTCGTTCTGCCCTGTTGGTGCAGAAAAGAGGGACGACCAGAGCGGTGCGTGCACCGAGAGCTACTCACAGATTCTGCCCGCATATGAGACTAGTTGGTGGAGAAACGATGGAGGAAAGTCTTCATATACGCTCACCATTCCGGCGGACAAGTTCCCAGAGACTGAGGCGAAACTGAACATTCGTTGCCAGAAGAAGGGTGCTTCAAGCAGCAACCGGAGTGAGGCGCCAGCTACACCGAACCCGAGCGTGTGCAGCGTTGATGTGACAAtcgaggccgctgctgcatccAGTTCCTCTCCAGCCTTGGCAGTCACGCGCTTGCTGCTTGTGGTCACTGTCGCTGGTGTAATTTCCACGGTCATGTTTTAG
- a CDS encoding SAG-related sequence (encoded by transcript BESB_050280) has translation MTHISCGLPQRGQVPVTALQLRTPAKRALLLFSGLIVDVVSLFPLETEVLLPSFVGARAAATHPCLDASGKTTCTCSASGTESLSATISETKHTLEVVCKTSTMTYAPDGLKGTNVCVASTQKLTACKDCKISNQCKDINKVLSGTANVKWQPETPVSGDTSRSLTIPKNNFPYVDQAFKVGCLESSGGDTVKCTVTVKVEARKTTNENNTVTCAYGKESNETPEAITLTPANNSLTLLCGKDAEVLPQNYEVSFCPNEDAEKDVSTSCSSDYKTILPDYVGSWWKTDVEKGAFTLEVPKDKFPEAPAKIRVGCRTTADVKRGNINDEPELKSSICNVDVTIEGTGPQSASASPVSSTSIVSVLLGLVGSGMLASRA, from the coding sequence ATGACACATATCTCATGCGGGCTTCCTCAGAGAGGCCAGGTCCCGGtcacggcgctgcagctAAGGACGCCGGCCAAACGGGCATTACTTCTGTTCAGTGGATTAATAGTGGACGTGGTTTCACTTTTTCCGCTGGAAACTGAGGTTCTCTTACCTTCCTTCGTCGGTGCGagggcggctgcgacgcatCCGTGTCTGGATGCGTCGGGAAAGACCACCTGCACATGCTCGGCGAGCGGAACAGAGTCGCTAAGCGCCACCATATCAGAGACAAAACACACGCTAGAGGTTGTATGCAAAACCTCTACCATGACGTATGCTCCAGATGGTTTGAAAGGAACAAACGTATGCGTGGCGAGTACGCAGAAGCTGACTGCTTGCAAGGACTGCAAGATATCGAACCAGTGCAAGGACATCAACAAGGTTCTGTCCGGCACAGCGAACGTGAAGTGGCAGCCGGAGACACCAGTGAGCGGAGACACGTCTAGATCCCTAACCATACCAAAGAACAATTTCCCGTACGTCGACCAGGCGTTTAAGGTGGGCTGCCTGGAAAGCTCCGGTGGCGACACTGTAAAGTGCACCGTAACGGTAAAAGTCGAGGCGAGAAAAACTACGAATGAAAACAACACCGTGACCTGTGCGTATGGAAAAGAAAGCAATGAAACACCTGAAGCAATCACTCTCACGCCCGCCAACAACTCCTTGACTCTGTTGTGCGGGAAGGACGCAGAGGTGCTGCCCCAGAACTACGAGGTGAGCTTTTGCCCGAACGAGGATGCGGAAAAAGATGTTTCCACGTCCTGCAGTAGCGACTACAAGACTATTCTGCCAGACTACGTAGGCAGCTGGTGGAAAACGGATGTGGAGAAAGGAGCCTTCACACTGGAGGTTCCGAAGGACAAGTTCCCGGAAGCACCTGCGAAGATTCGAGTGGGATGCCGAACGACGGCTGATGTGAAAAGAGGAAATATCAACGATGAGCCTGAATTGAAGTCGAGTATCTGTAACGTGGATGTGACGATCGAAGGCACTGGACCGCAAagcgcttccgcctctccggTGTCCTCCACGAGCATCGTTTCGGTTTTGTTAGGCCTCGTCGGGAGTGGTATGCTGGCCTCCCGTGCGTAG
- a CDS encoding SAG-related sequence (encoded by transcript BESB_050290), producing MAPVSALLCPLRQMFNGHRMRRKQSLGSLGNLATVLLVATVVAPLWPQYATATSPTRRDLARTDQSLCVQSGQKTTCICKDESAPSVAGTATISASVTTLHLQCKPSSLAYAPDGLSDATVCPVGTEQVYNCKAKNQGTKPCVALSTILVGNVTPAWTAETEAQDGTFKSLVVTKANLPFVDKQFVVGCVKEENAACTVAVAVNARPTEKTGQTVTCAYGENSNLTPQTVALNPSNRSFTLVCGEDGEVVPANYQASFCPVGAEKRDDQSGACTESYSQILPAYETSWWRNDGGKSSYTLTIPADKFPETEAKLNIRCQKKGASSSNRSEAPATPNPSVCSVDVTIEGVKASSSAPVGVWIGINFVSCFSVGAAVVVASLARML from the coding sequence ATGGCCCCTGTTTCCGCCTTACTCTGTCCCCTGCGACAGATGTTCAACGGCCATCGAATGCGGCGGAAGCAGTCGCTGGGTTCGCTCGGTAACCTTGCCACGGTATTGCTTGTGGCAACTGTGGTCGCCCCTTTATGGCCCCAGTATGCTACTGCGACCAGTCCAACCCGGCGGGATTTAGCGCGAACCGACCAATCCCTTTGTGTTCAGAGCGGCCAGAAGACTACGTGTATATGCAAAGACGAGAGTGCCCCTTCCGTCGCGGGGACTGCTACAATCTCAGCAAGTGTCACAACACTTCATCTCCAGTGCAAACCCTCAAGCCTTGCGTATGCGCCCGACGGGCTCAGTGATGCAACAGTGTGTCCAGTCGGAACAGAACAGGTCTACAATTGCAAAGCAAAGAACCAAGGAACCAAACCGTGCGTAGCGTTGTCCACCATCCTTGTTGGGAATGTCACGCCCGCGTGGACGGCCGAAACCGAAGCGCAAGACGGCACTTTTAAATCTCTAGTTGTCACTAAAGCCAACCTCCCCTTTGTGGACAAGCAGTTCGTGGTCGGTTGTGTCAAAGAGGAGAATGCTGCTTGCACTGTGGCGGTGGCGGTCAACGCAAGAccgacagagaagacaggCCAGACCGTCACTTGCGCATATGGAGAGAACAGCAACCTCACGCCCCAGACGGTGGCACTGAACCCGTCAAACAGGAGCTTCACTCTGGTGtgcggcgaggacggagaagtGGTGCCTGCGAACTACCAGGCGTCGTTCTGCCCTGTTGGTGCAGAAAAGAGGGACGACCAGAGCGGTGCGTGCACCGAGAGCTACTCACAGATTCTGCCCGCATATGAGACTAGTTGGTGGAGAAACGATGGAGGAAAGTCTTCATATACGCTCACCATTCCGGCGGACAAGTTCCCGGAGACTGAGGCGAAACTGAACATTCGTTGCCAGAAGAAGGGTGCTTCAAGCAGCAACCGGAGTGAGGCGCCAGCTACACCGAACCCGAGCGTGTGCAGCGTTGATGTGACAATCGAGGGCGTTAAAGCCTCTAGTTCTGCGCCTGTGGGCGTGTGGATCGGGATCAACTTCGTTAGCTGCTTCTCTGTCGGAGCGGCCGTAGTCGTGGCTTCACTCGCGCGGATGCTTTGA